From Penicillium psychrofluorescens genome assembly, chromosome: 6, one genomic window encodes:
- a CDS encoding uncharacterized protein (ID:PFLUO_009267-T1.cds;~source:funannotate), translating into MLSMRSLLQAMRPAHTALTRNTTRMPSRLTSTQLFASPRSQIPTLYKRNLTPSITLRQNSTTTPSKPLTDRPEAQDPEGEKNNEDRRKEEEAYRIVFTCKPCSHRSSHRMSKQGYHRGTVLIQCPSCESRHVISDHLGIFFDQSTTLEDLLQQRGQVVTRGHTDGNMEFWEDGTVKRVDEEGIPQSLESGSESDPEQKTSLDEQKSS; encoded by the coding sequence atGCTCTCCATGCGTTCTCTATTGCAGGCCATGCGCCCTGCCCATACTGCTCTCACTCGAAACACAACTCGCATGCCCTCGCGCCTCACCTCAACACAGCTtttcgcttctcctcgttcACAAATACCTACCCTCTACAAGCGCAACCTTACACCTTCAATAACACTCCGCCAAAACTCAACTACCACCCCGTCAAAACCTCTTACTGATCGCcccgaagcccaagacccAGAGGGCGAAAAGAACAACGAGGATCGCCgcaaggaggaagaagcctACCGCATCGTGTTCACTTGCAAGCCATGCAGCCACCGCTCCTCGCACCGCATGTCCAAGCAGGGCTACCACCGCGGCACGGTGCTCATCCAGTGTCCCTCATGCGAATCGCGCCATGTGATCAGCGATCACTTGGGCATTTTCTTTGATCAGAGCACCACACTGGAAGATCTCTTGCAGCAGAGGGGCCAGGTGGTCACCCGCGGACATACAGATGGCAATATGGAGTTCTGGGAGGATGGGACGGTGAAGAGGGTTGACGAGGAGGGGATTCCGCAGTCTCTGGAGTCGGGGTCGGAGTCGGATCCGGAGCAGAAGACATCTTTGGATGAGCAAAAGTCGTCTTAA
- a CDS encoding uncharacterized protein (ID:PFLUO_009265-T1.cds;~source:funannotate) has product MDIDDILASVDRGAGASSASTAIDHQLLTRFWVAERAVSEVLPWPTALMERMMDRVRWQIETIEDLAASSSDAPDPSSKSNNATLNLRLSILQTDLARTQFLIRSVLRTRLAKLSKHSMHYLVLLSSRSTNPSATQSQTQPSQSSMDTSTATNTRPEDSVPDISSVTDLSPLSEAEAQFLHTHQSLLASHYAGSFMGAFPMNLRRLDDNAGGTSMVQGPENREVVFVRCLGGEVPVIVAAAAAEEDAIDIGVTMRMGDVWVVRWEGVRDAWERGEVELL; this is encoded by the exons ATGGACATTGACGACATCCTGGCCTCCGTCGAccgcggcgcaggcgccagctcggcctccACCGCAATCGACCACCAGCTCCTAACGCGGTTCTGGGTCGCCGAGCGCGCCGTGTCGGAGGTCCTCCCGTGGCCGACAGCCTTGATGGAGCGAATGATGGACCGGGTGCGCTGGCAG ATTGAAACAATCGAAGACCTTGCCGCGTCGTCCTCCGACGCGCCAGACCCATCATCCAAATCGAACAACGCAACACTCAACCTCCGCCTCTCAATCCTCCAAACCGACCTCGCGCGCACGCAATTCCTCATCCGCAGCGTGCTCCGCACCCGACTCGCCAAACTCTCCAAACACAGCATGCACtacctcgtcctcctctcctcgcgctccacAAACCCCTCCGCCACACAATCCCAAACACAACCCTCGCAATCAAGCATGGACACCTCAACAGCAACAAACACCAGACCCGAAGACTCAGTCCCCGACATCTCGAGCGTAACGGACCTCTCCCCGCTCTCCGAGGCAGAGGCGCAATTCCTGCACACGCACCAGTCTCTGCTCGCGTCGCACTATGCCGGCTCGTTTATGGGTGCGTTCCCAATGAATCTGAGACGGTTGGATGACAATGCGGGTGGGACGAGTATGGTGCAGGGTCCTGAGAATAGGGAAGTCGTTTTTGTCAGGTGTCTCGGTGGTGAGGTTCCTGTTATTGTtgccgcggcggcggcggaggaggatgcgatTGATATTGGGGTTACGATGCGCATGGGCGATGTGTGGGTTGTGCGGTGGGAGGGTGTTAGAGATGCGTGGGAACGGGGGGAGGTGGAATTGCTCTGA
- a CDS encoding uncharacterized protein (ID:PFLUO_009261-T1.cds;~source:funannotate) has protein sequence MGVRDSGEAATGTPDPVERGFATLNTIRIGVKAMVQKDGEIRKAEILSIRQRKDGPSFYVHYVDFNKRLDEWVSSARIDLSQEVEWPQPEKAEKKKAAAANKAAPSKNIKNQRARADSRDVSGTPDALGGKNLNVGKAPRPSKAGGKENRGAETPGGDTSLFGSERVSAVGTPKAAESEDVDMPDVDGKEEDVPTPGGELITREEEIERLRTGGSMTQNPTEIHRVRNLTRLQMGKYDVEPWYFSPYPDSFSEVDLVYIDEFCLSYFDNQRAFERHRAKCTLVHPPGNEIYRDDYVSFFEVDGRRQRTWCRNLCLLSKLFLDHKTLYYDVDPFLFYCMCTRDETGCHLVGYFSKEKDSAEGYNLACIMTLPQYQRRGFGRLLISFSYELSKREGKLGSPEKPLSDLGLLGYRQYWRETLVELLSEPGREAMSENELAVLTSMTEKDVHETLVVCSMLRYHKGNWVIVLTDYVVEEHKKRLEKEKVKGARKIDPARLQWKPPVFTASSRTWNW, from the exons ATGGGCGTCCGCGATTCTGGCGAGGCGGCGACGGGGACGCCCGATCCCGTCGAGAGAGGGTTCGCCACCCTCAACACCATCCG GATCGGCGTGAAGGCCATGGTGCAAAAG GACGGAGAGATACGGAAGGCCGAGATTTTGTCAATTCGGCAGCGGAAAGACGGGCCGTCGTTTTA CGTGCACTATGTCGACTTTAACAAGCGTCTTGATG AATGGGTCAGCTCTGCGCGGATCGACCTCTCCCAAGAGGTCGAATGGCCTCAGCCTGAAaaggcagagaagaagaaagccgcCGCTGCCAACAAGGCCGCGCccagcaagaacatcaaaAACCAGCGCGCCCGCGCAGACAGCCGCGATGTATCGGGAACACCCGATGCACTGGGTGGCAAGAACCTGAACGTCGGTAAAGCGCCACGACCCTCCAAAGCCGGAGGTAAAGAGAATCGCGGTGCCGAGACGCCTGGCGGCGATACATCTCTCTTTGGCTCCGAGCGTGTCTCCGCCGTCGGGACACCCAAAGCTGCTGAATCTGAAGATGTAGACATGCCAGATGTAGAcgggaaggaggaagatgtcCCCACCCCTGGGGGGGAGCTGATCAcgcgcgaagaagaaattgAGCGCCTGCGTACAGGCGGCAGCATGACCCAGAACCCGACGGAGATTCACCGCGTCCGCAATCTGACCAGGCTCCAGATGGGGAAGTATGATGTCGAGCCGTGGTATTTCTCACCGTACCCGGATTCCTTCTCGGAGGTGGATCTGGTGTACATCGACGAGTTCTGTTTGAGTTACTTCGATAACCAGCGTGCGTTCGAACGACACCGCGCAAAGTGCACGCTGGTCCATCCGCCCGGCAACGAGATCTACCGCGACGACTACGTCTCCTTCTTCGAAGTCGACGGCCGCCGTCAGCGCACCTGGTGCCGCAACCTCTGTCTTCTCAGCAAGCTGTTCCTGGACCACAAGACGCTGTACTACGACGTCGACCCCTTCCTGTTCTACTGCATGTGTACCCGCGACGAAACAGGCTGCCATCTCGTCGGGTATTtctccaaagaaaaagactcCGCCGAGGGCTACAATCTCGCCTGTATCATGACTCTCCCGCAATATCAACGCCGCGGCTTCGGCCGTCttctcatctccttcagctACGAGCTCAGCAAGCGAGAAGGCAAGCTCGGCTCCCCCGAGAAACCGCTCAGTGATCTGGGTCTATTGGGGTATCGACAGTACTGGCGTGAGACCCTCGTCGAGCTGCTTAGCGAGCCGGGAAGGGAAGCAATGAGCGAGAACGAGCTGGCTGTTTTGACCTCCATGACTGAGAAGGATGTGCACGAGACGCTGGTGGTCTGTAGCATGCTTCGCTATCACAAGGGAAACTGGGTCATTGTTCTCACGGACTATGTCGTCGAGGAACATAAGAAGCGTcttgagaaggagaaggtcaagggcGCGCGCAAGATCGATCCTGCCAGGTTGCAGTGGAAGCCGCCTGTTTTTACGGCTTCCAGCCGAACCTGGAACTGGTGA
- a CDS encoding uncharacterized protein (ID:PFLUO_009266-T1.cds;~source:funannotate) — translation MATMRARQKIRAPRRGFASAQKTDDFDSIWTVLSSSLTEINTKNASALSFEELYRNAYKIVLMMRGEELYEKVKTLEQEWLQNEVQKRITGSISSSLIRSHKSVDVQDPASERRAAGEKFLAVLKGAWEDHQLCMGMITDVLMYMDRIVSGDHTKPSIYVAAMALFRDHVLRAAVSSDTQTNVANVLESTVLFMIQLERAGHMIERPLIRHCIQMLEGLYETTTEEESSKLYLTILEPAFLETSKEFYQAEGQRLLEIADATTFCRLASQRIAEEQERCRYTLSTITEQKILDLVDEELIRKNIEEVVNLEGTGVRYMLDHNQIDGLRNVYELNARVDKKKEALTKQVYSRIVELGREINASTTLAVQAPALSTGEKDAASGEKKSEKGKEKEKPAANQQTVIAIRWVDDILALKRQFDNIWGKAFLSDQGLQGSIMTSFSEFINMNPRCSEYLSLFFDENLKKGIKGKTESEVDTLLDNGITMLRYIKDKDLFETYYKKHLSRRLLMKRSASMDAERQMISKMKMEVGNQFTQRIEAMFKDMTISGDLTNSYKEHIARSGDPDQKRVDLEINVLTSTMWPMEIMPATKEGTVQLPCIFPREIDSLKQSFEKFYLDKHNGRKLSWQASMGTADVRASFHRSNGKVQRYELNVSTHALIILMLFNDVPSSESLTYEEIQVQTRIPDHDLIRNLQSLAVAPKTRVLKKEPMSKDVKPTDRFFFNNEFQSPFVKVRIGVVSGGANKVESLDQRKETEKKMNDERGGSIEAAIVRIMKQRKTLIHSQLMTEVLSQLSARFVPDVNMVKRRIESLIDREYLERVSEEPPTYGYVA, via the exons ATGGCCACAATGAGAGCGCGGCAAAAGATCCGAGCTCCTCGAAGG GGCTTCGCTTCTGCACAGAAAACCGACGATTTCGACTCCATTTGGACGGTACTTTCCTCTTCACTCACCGAGATCAACACGAAAAATGCCTCAGCTCTCTCCTTCGAGGAACTTTATCGGAATGCCTACAAGATCgtgttgatgatgcgggGCGAGGAGCTTTATGAGAAGGTCAAGACCCTTGAGCAAGAGTGGCTGCAGAATGAGGTCCAGAAACGGATCACCGGTTCAATATCCTCGAGTCTCATTCGATCCCACAAGTCGGTGGACGTACAGGATCCAGCAAGTGAGCGGCGCGCGGCGGGGGAGAAGTTCCTGGCAGTGCTGAAGGGGGCCTGGGAGGATCACCAGCTCTGTATGGGCATGATCACGGATGTTTTGATGTATATG GACCGGATCGTCTCTGGAGACCACACGAAACCCTCGATCTATGTCGCAGCCATGGCGTTGTTCCGCGACCATGTGCTCCGAGCCGCTGTGTCCTCTGATACCCAGACGAACGTCGCAAACGTGCTCGAGTCCACCGTTCTATTTATGATCCAACTGGAACGGGCCGGCCATATGATCGAGCGGCCACTCATCCGACATTGCATCCAAATGCTCGAAGGCCTGTACGAAACCACCACGGAGGAGGAAAGCTCAAAGCTTTACCTCACTATCCTCGAGCCGGCGTTTCTCGAAACGAGCAAAGAATTCTATCAAGCCGAAGGGCAACGCTTGCTCGAGATTGCCGACGCCACTACATTTTGTCGTCTTGCCTCGCAACGGATAGCTGAAGAGCAAGAGCGATGCCGGTACACATTATCAACCATCACAGAACAAAAGATTCTGGACTtggtggatgaggagctGATTCGTAAGAATATCGAGGAAGTCGTCAACTTGGAAGGGACGGGGGTTCGGTACATGCTGGATCACAACCAAATCGACGGGCTGCGGAACGTCTACGAGCTCAATGCGAGAgtcgacaagaagaaggaggcttTGACAAAACAAGTGTATAGTCGGATCGTGGAACTTGGCAGGGAAATCAACGCTTCGACGACCCTGGCAGTTCAGGCGCCGGCTCTGTCGACCGGTGAAAAGGATGCCGCCAGtggcgagaagaagtcggagaagggcaaggagaaagaaaagcctGCTGCGAACCAGCAAACTGTGATTGCCATTCGATGGGTTGACGACATTCTGGCCCTCAAGCGGCAATTCGACAACATCTGGGGAAAAGCCTTTCTGTCCGATCAGGGTTTACAGGGTTCGATCATGACCAGTTTCTCTGAATTCATCAATATGAATCCCCGTTGCTCGGAGTAcctctctcttttcttcgaCGAGAACCTGAAAAAGGGCATCAAGGGCAAAACGGAGAGCGAAGTGGATACACTCCTGGACAATGGCATCACGATGCTCCGATACATCAAAGACAAGGATCTGTTTGAAACTTACTATAAGAAACACCTGTCTCGTCGTCTTTTGATGAAACGGTCCGCCAGCATGGACGCCGAGCGCCAGATGATctccaagatgaagatggaagtTGGCAACCAGTTTACCCAGCGTATCGAAGCGATGTTCAAGGATATGACCATCTCTGGGGATTTGACCAACAGCTACAAGGAGCACATTGCGCGCAGCGGGGACCCAGACCAGAAGCGCGTGGATCTGGAGATTAACGTGCTCACCAGCACCATGTGGCCGATGGAGATCATGCCCGCCACCAAGGAGGGCACGGTGCAGCTGCCGTGCATCTTCCCGCGGGAGATTGATAGCCTCAAGCAGAGTTTCGAGAAATTCTATCTGGACAAACATAATGGGCGCAAGCTCTCCTGGCAGGCGAGCATGGGCACGGCGGATGTCCGCGCCTCCTTCCACCGATCCAATGGCAAGGTGCAGCGCTACGAGCTCAATGTCTCCACCCACGCGCTGATCATTTTGATGTTGTTCAATGACGTGCCGAGCAGCGAGTCTCTCACCtacgaggagatccaggtCCAGACGCGCATTCCCGATCACGACCTCATCCGCAACCTGCAGTCCCTGGCTGTCGCGCCCAAGACACGGGTGCTGAAGAAAGAACCCATGAGCAAGGACGTCAAGCCCACGGACCGattcttcttcaacaacgAGTTCCAAAGCCCCTTCGTTAAAGTCCGCATCGGCGTtgtcagcggcggcgccaaCAAAGTCGAAAGCCTCGACCAGCGGAAGGaaacggagaagaagatgaacgacgagcgcggcggcagcatcgAGGCTGCTATTGTCCGCATCATGAA aCAACGCAAAACCCTCATCCACTCCCAGCTCATGACGGAAGTGCTCTCCCAGCTATCGGCCCGTTTCGTTCCGGATGTCAACATGGTCAAGCGTCGTATCGAAAGTCTCATTGACCGCGAGTACCTCGAGCGTGTGTCCGAGGAACCTCCTACGTATGGCTACGTTGCGTGA
- a CDS encoding uncharacterized protein (ID:PFLUO_009262-T1.cds;~source:funannotate) has product MPVVKGGVWTNIEDEVLRAAVSKYGLNQWARVSSLLARKTPKQCKARWVEWLDPGIRKVEWSREEDEKLLHLAKLMPTQWRTIAPIVGRTATQCLERYQKLLDEAESRENDELGLGGPGVESAAPNADDVRRLRPGELDPDPESKPARPDTIDLDEDEKEMLSEARARLANTQGKKAKRKARERQLEESRRLAVLQKRRELKHAGINVKVVTRKPGQMDYNADIPFEKPAAPGFYDTMEEQDRNERQREMFDPRKQQLANKRKGDQDDDAERKKQKNDKNSNSAASAAAARAGQMQKIREAEQSSKRRALVLPTPQVSEGEMEDIIKMGMAGDKASRMSADEEGTRGLIGNYGSIVGGTPIRTPRAAPEEDHIANEIKNIRALTETQSSLLGGENTPLHEGGSSTGFDGIAPRRQEIVTPNPMATPFRQANGVGATPMPGGIGPGATPLRTPRDHFALNREGEGQQLVGSTPRDIKMHEKFTRQQMRSKLSSLPRPKETEWELEELPSETAEPMAAVEFTEEDSAERDRREQEARALAAQAEFKRQSQVYQRGLPRPAVLDLSALMKRASHVTDPIGGLIAQEAAVLIAHDSRKHPVPGSKVEGKAPQLGQLDARFLETAHTAIAAEIASTEAQQQQEEWQGKFDDAWSSVRVNALPGLENYEDEEDPFQEEQRMIGAFDNVQASLLATAERGNKLEKKLALHYGGYQNRAKTLRSKILEASTALPKAQDDLDSFRTLQISEEAAISRRMEKLRDQVSFVMRREREAQEVYRSRKDELDELVAGTAAVNGWH; this is encoded by the exons ATGCCTGTCGTTAAAGGAGGTGTCTG GACCAATATTGAGGATGAGGTGCTTCGGGCAGCT GTCTCCAAATACGGTCTCAACCAATGGGCCCGAGTGTCCTCCCTTCTCGCCCGGAAGACACCGAAGCAATGCAAGGCACGCTGGGTAGAATGGCTGGATCCCGGCATCCGCAAGGTCGAATGGTcgcgcgaggaggatgagaagcttTTGCACCTGGCCAAGTTGATGCCCACGCAATGGCGTACCATCGCCCCCATTGTCGGCCGCACCGCAACACAGTGTCTTGAACGCTACCAGAAACTTCTGGATGAGGCGGAATCCCGTGAAAATGACGAGTTGGGCTTGGGAGGGCCGGGTGTTGAGTCCGCAGCTCCCAATGCAGACGATGTTCGCCGCTtacg CCCTGGAGAACTCGACCCCGATCCCGAATCTAAGCCAGCCCGTCCTGATACGATCGATTtggatgaagatgagaaggaaatgcTGAGCGAAGCACGAGCTCGTCTTGCCAACACACAGGGAAAGAAGGCAAAGCGGAAAGCACGGGAgcgccagctggaggaaTCTCGCCGCCTTGCCGTCCTGCAAAAGCGCCGTGAGCTCAAGCATGCCGGAATCAACGTCAAGGTTGTGACGCGGAAGCCCGGCCAAATGGATTACAACGCCGATATTCCATTCGAGAAGCCTGCTGCTCCGGGATTCTACGATACCATGGAAGAGCAAGACCGCAACGAGCGCCAGCGTGAAATGTTTGATccgcggaagcagcagctggccaaCAAGCGCAAGGGTGATCAAGACGACGACGCGGAGcgaaaaaagcaaaagaacgACAAGAACAGCAACTCTGCTGCCTCTGCGGCCGCAGCGCGGGCTGGCCAAATGCAGAAAATCCGTGAAGCCGAGCAGAGCAGCAAGCGCCGAGCTCTCGTCCTTCCAACACCGCAGGTCAGCGAAGGTGAGATGGAGGACATTATCAAAATGGGAATGGCTGGGGATAAGGCTAGCAGGATGAGtgccgatgaagaagggaCGCGCGGACTGATTGGGAACTATGGGTCTATTGTTGGAGGAACACCGATCCGAACTCCACGGGCTGCTCCGGAGGAGGATCACATCGCCAATGAGATCAAGAACATTCGCGCGTTGACTGAAACGCAGTCGTCCCTTCTTGGAGGTGAGAACACGCCCCTTCACGAGGGCGGCTCTTCGACCGGTTTCGATGGCATCGCTCCCCGTCGACAGGAGATTGTCACTCCTAACCCAATGGCGACGCCATTCCGACAGGCCAACGGTGTTGGCGCGACACCTATGCCTGGCGGGATCGGTCCTGGTGCCACACCACTGCGCACGCCGCGGGATCACTTCGCTCTGAATCGGGAGGGTGAGGGCCAGCAGCTCGTCGGCAGCACGCCCCGAGACATCAAGATGCACGAAAAGTTCACGCGGCAGCAGATGCGTAGCAAGCTGTCTTCGCTTCCCAGGCCCAAGGAGACAGAGTGGGAACTGGAAGAGCTTCCTTCGGAAACGGCGGAGCCCATGGCTGCTGTGGAGTTCACTGAGGAGGATTCTGCTGAGCGTGACCGCAGAGAACAGGAGGCACGGGCGCTGGCTGCTCAAGCCGAGTTCAAACGTCAGTCCCAGGTGTATCAGCGCGGCCTGCCTCGACCTGCTGTTCTTGACTTGAGCGCATTGATGAAGCGTGCTTCTCACGTCACTGACCCGATTGGCGGTCTGATTGCCCAAGAGGCCGCGGTCCTCATCGCACACGACTCCCGCAAACACCCTGTCCCTGGCAGCAAGGTTGAGGGTAAGGCGCCGCAGTTGGGTCAACTGGACGCCAGGTTTTTGGAGACGGCGCACACCGCCATTGCTGCCGAAATCGCCTCGACagaagcccagcagcaacaggagGAGTGGCAGGGCAAGTTCGATGATGCATGGTCTTCGGTTCGCGTCAATGCCCTCCCCGGGTTGGAGAATtacgaggacgaggaggaccCGTTCCAGGAAGAACAACGCATGATCGGGGCATTTGACAACGTCCAGGCCTCGTTGCTTGCTACAGCGGAGCGCGGGAacaagctggagaagaagctggcgCTTCACTACGGTGGATACCAGAACCGGGCCAAGACGCTGCGGTCGAAGATCCTCGAGGCCAGCACGGCGCTGCCCAAGGCCCAGGACGACCTCGACTCGTTCCGCACGCTCCAGATCTCCGAGGAGGCTGCCATCTCCCGGCGAATGGAGAAGCTTCGTGACCAAGTGTCGTTCGTCATGCGCCGAGAGCGCGAAGCCCAGGAGGTGTATAGGAGCCGgaaggatgagctggatgaaCTCGTCGCTGGCACGGCAGCCGTGAATGGATGGCATTGA
- a CDS encoding uncharacterized protein (ID:PFLUO_009264-T1.cds;~source:funannotate), with protein MAVINKRYCDSYGYCYSSWDSWGRWVAFAVIVGCAFLIFFIFMCFSARRRRTHGLRPYAGTAWMAPPPGPPPPDQPGYQQPYYGGDPYYPATGGAPPPQYEANPQSYGYFGSQPQQQGIELQSPPHAYANRADQPYEPPAGPPPSKA; from the exons ATGGCAGTTATTAACAAGCGATACTG TGATTCCTATGGCTACTGCTACTCAAGCTGGGACTCCTGGGGCCGCTGGGTCGCcttcgccgtcatcgtcggcTGCGCGTTCctgatcttcttcattttcat GTGTTTCTctgcccgtcgccgccgcaCACACGGTCTGCGTCCCTACGCCGGCACAGCTTGGATGGCTCCTCCCCCCGGTCCTCCTCCCCCCGACCAGCCCGGCTACCAGCAGCCCTACTACGGCGGAGACCCTTACTACCCAGCCACCGGCGGTgcgccaccgccgcagtACGAGGCCAACCCACAGAGCTATGGCTACTTCGGATCGCAGCCACAACAGCAGGGCATCGAGCTGCAGTCGCCGCCGCATGCTTACGCGAACCGCGCTGACCAGCCTTACGAGCCGCCTGCTGGTCCGCCGCCGAGTAAGGCATAA
- a CDS encoding uncharacterized protein (ID:PFLUO_009263-T1.cds;~source:funannotate) — protein MSTSLAAPQQYKQPSRKGKKAWRKNVDVTEVQEGLRLLKDEEIKGGVLAEKPSEELFTIDTKGDEDVRTSYAKKHKALKADEILAQRSAIPALDSRKRVNSNVTDGVIEPKTKKHKSDWVSRKEWLRLKQVAKDATPATKAAGDEIYDPWEDEEDQSAPIEDPRFDFLEKPKAKVAPSTLKHAPISLAANGKSVPSVRMPHGGTSYNPVFEEWDNLIEEHGKQAVETEKKRLEEEQKEQEKELLRAKANEDDGEVKSDDESAWEGFESEYEKPEWLSKKRPERKTKTQRNKINRRKEAERQAKWEAQLKKKEAQVEQVRELAERAQQHELERQIQDQSDADDSEEGDDTALRRKPLGKNPAPEKPLELVLPDELQDSLRLLKPEGNLLDDRFRTLIVQGKLESRKPVTQARKAKRKVTEKWAAKDFKVPGFE, from the exons ATGTCGACCTCACTGGCTGCCCCCCAGCAGTACAAGCAGCCCTCACGCAAGGGTAAGAAGGCCTGGCGCAAGAATGTCGACGTTACCGAAGTGCAGGAGGGCCTGCGTCTTCTGAAAGACGAAGAGATCAAAGG TGGTGTCCTCGCGGAAAAGCCTTCGGAAGAACTGTTCACCATCGATACCAagggtgacgaggatgtgcGGACATCCTAtgcaaagaaacacaagGCACtcaaggccgacgagatcCTGGCCCAGCGCTCGGCGATCCCAGCACTGGACTCGCGCAAACGCGTGAATTCCAATGTGACCGATGGAGTCATTGAGccaaagaccaagaagcatAAGAGCGACTGGGTCAGCCGCAAGGAATGGCTCCGTTTGAAGCAGGTTGCTAAGGATGCAACCCCTGCCACCAAGGCCGCGGGCGATGAGATTTACGACCCTtgggaggatgaagaagaccagtCCGCTCCCATCGAAGATCCCCGATTTGATTTTTTGGAGAAGCCGAAAGCGAAAGTTGCGCCATCTACATTAAAACACGCACCGATTTCTCTCGCCGCAAATGGGAAGTCAGTTCCGTCGGTTCGGATGCCTCATGGCGGGACCAGCTACAACCCTGTGTTCGAAGAGTGGGACAATCTGATCGAGGAGCACGGCAAGCAGGCCGTGGAGACAGAGAAGAAACGcctggaagaggagcagaaagaGCAGGAGAAAGAACTCTTGCGTGCCAAGGCCAATGAAGATGACGGCGAAGTCAAGTCGGATGACGAGAGCGCATGGGAAGGGTTTGAAAGCGAGTACGAGAAACCCGAGTGGCTAAGCAAGAAGCGGCCCGAGAGAAAGACCAAGACGCAACGCAACAAGATCAACCGGCGCAAGGAGGCGGAACGGCAGGCCAAGTGGGAGGCTcagctgaagaagaaagaggcgCAGGTTGAGCAGGTGCGGGAGCTTGCTGAGCGGGCCCAGCAACACGAGCTGGAGCGTCAGATTCAGGACCAGTCGGATGCCGATGACTccgaggagggcgatgataCTGCTCTGCGACGGAAGCCTCTGGGGAAGAATCC CGCCCCGGAAAAACCATTGGAGCTTGTGCTGCCCGATGAACTGCAGGACTCGTTGCGTCTGTTGAAACCCGAGGGCAACTTGCTGGACGACCGGTTCCGCACGCTGATTGTGCAGGGCAAACTCGAGTCTCGTAAGCCCGTGACGCAGGCCCGGAAGGCCAAGCGGAAGGTGACAGAGAAGTGGGCCGCGAAGGACTTCAAAGTTCCTGGTTTCGAGtga